Genomic DNA from Leucobacter triazinivorans:
CCGGCAGTAGCCGGTGCGGCGCGGGTCCGCTCGCGCGTCGCGCGGACCCGCGCCGCCCGACGCGCCGACCATCTTTCGCGCGTCAGTAGTTGTCGCCAAACCTGAGGTTTGACGACAACTACTGACGCGCGTGCGCGCTATCGGAGGGCTTCGGCGACCCTGCGGGCTTCGCGCAGGCCCGACTCGATCGCGCCGTCGATGAAGCCGCCCCCGGCAAGGCGCTCAGGGAAACGCGTGAGCGTTTCGCGCCGACGGCGCTGAGCGCGCCCTCGCGCTCAGTGGGGCAGGAGGGCTTCGGCGACCCTGCGGGCTTCGCGCAGGCCCGACTCGATCGCGCCGTCGATGAAGCCGCCCCACAGGTCCGCGTTGTCGGTGGTGGCGAAGTGCACGGCGCCGTCGGGCTGCTGCAGCTCCGCGAGGTCGCGGGTGAGCTGGCCGGGCCGGTGCGTCATCCAGGTGGTGCGGGAGAGCGGGTCGGTCATCCAGTCGTGGGCGGTGACCTCCGTGACCTCGATGCCGGGCCTGAATGCGTCGACCGCGGCCTGCACGCCCGCGAGGTCGTCGAGGTCGATGCGGGTGTGGTCGGGGCCGAAGGCGACGAGGACCGTGTAGTCGCCCTGCTCGTCGGTCTCGTAGAACTCGGCCTTGAGTACCGACAGCGGATGGTGCTGGCTCGCGTAGGCGAAGAAGCGGGGCAGGTGCCCCTTCGCGCGCAGCCAGACCTTGGTGCCCTGCGACGCGACGGTCTCGGTGCTCTGCCGCCGCCAGACCTCCGGCAGCGCGGGTTCGAATCGGATCCCCGCGATCGCGTTGACGGGCAGCGTGCTGATCACGCGCCGCGCGCGGATCCGCGCGCCGTCGGCCGTCTCGACGACCGCGTGCGCGTCGGATCCCGCACCGTTCTGAGTCACCGAGATCACGGTCGTGTTCAGGCGGATCTCGCCGGGGATGTCGCCCGCGAGCGCGTCGGTGAAGCCGCGCATCCCATCGACCACTCGGTAGGTGGCGGAGGCCTCGTGCATGAGCTGCCAGTGGCCTCCCGTGGCAGCGACCCAGCGCAGCGCGCTCGAGAGGCCCACCTGGTCGAGCGGGGCGTTCACGTGGCCCACCCACACCGACTCGTTGGCGGCACGGGCCTCGGGGTCGAGGTCGAGCGCGTCGAAGCGGTCCTGGAGGCTGAGGCGATCGAGATCCCGGATCGCACCGTTCGTGGGATCGACGCCGCGCGGCATCGCTTCGCGTACGTCGTCGACGACGAGCTGCTGGCCCTCATCGATCAGCGCCATGAACTCCTCGAGGGTGCCCGTGCGCGGGGTGCCGTCGGCCCCGTGCCAGGAGGCCTCCTCGGCGCGGGGGCTGCGCACGATCCCGCGACTGTAGCGGGTCATCTCGGCCCACACGTGGGGCTGCACCCAGTGCACCCAGTTGGCGCCCATCTCGAGGTCTCGGCCCAGGCGGTGGTCGGTCCAGGTGCGCCCGCCGATGCGGTCGCGCGCCTCGAGCGTGAGCACCTCGAGGCCGGCCCGGCCGAGCTCGCGTGAGGCGATGAGCCCCGCGAATCCGGCGCCGATCACCACGACATCGACCGACTGCATGTTCTCTCCTTCGAGTTCGGGGCCGGCACGGATCGCACCGGATCTCAGCCTATCCGCGGGCTCCGGGTGCGCGCCGCAGACGTTCTCACGGAATCGAGGGCGAGGATCATACGAACGTAGGGGGATCCGCCCGCGCTCCCGCTCCCCGTGCGGCCGCGGCCCGGCGCTCACCCACGCAACTTCAGTACGCGCGTCAGTAGGTGCTGCCTCACCGCTGGAATACCGACATCTACTGACGCGCGAAGATCGGGTTGGGCCGGGCCGAGTGCGACGGGATGGGCGGGGCGAGACGGGCGGGCGGGCCGGGACGGGCGGAACGGGCTTGGCGGTGCGGGCCGGTCGGGCGGGCGGGGTCGGCGGGGCGGCTACAGCCGCGCGACGACGCGGGAGAGCAGCTCGGCGAGGCGGGGCTCGGCCGCCTTGCCCTCGGCGAGCACCTCTTCGTGGCTGAGCGGATCCTCGCCCATGCCAGCAGCGGGGTTCGTGATGAGCGAGAGGCCCAGCACCTCCATGCCCGCCTGCCTGGCGGCGATCGCCTCGAGCGCGGTCGACATGCCCACGATCTGCCCGCCGATGGTGCGCAGGTAGTGGATCTCGGCCGGGGTCTCGTAGTGCGGGCCGGGCAGCTGCACGTAGACGCCCTGCTGCAGCGACGGTTCCGCTTCGCGCGCCAGTGCGCGCAGCCGGTCGGCGTAGAGGTCGGTGAGGTCGACGAAGTTCGCACCCTCGACCGGGGAGGCCGCGGTGAGATTGAGGTGATCGCTGATCAGCACGGGCTCGCCGGCCCGGAACGCGGGATCGATGCCGCCCGCACCGTTGGTGAGAAGCATGATCCCGGCGCCCGCGGCGGCGGCGGTGCGCACGCCGTGGACGACTGCGCGCACGCCGCGACCCTCGTAGAAGTGGGTGCGCGCCCCGATGACGAGCGCGTGCCGGCCGCTCGCGAGACGGATCGAGCGCAGCGTCCCCGAGTGGCCGGGAACGCCCGAGACATGGAAGCCGGGCACCTCCTCGGCCGGGATCACGGCGACGGTCTCGCCGATCACGTCGGCGGCCCGGCCCCAGCCGCTGCCCAGGGTGAGGCCGATGTCGTGGCGATCCACGCCGGTGAGGCGGGCGATGGCCGCCGCGGCTTCGGCGGCACGGGCGGTGGGGTCGAGCGGCTCGGTCATGGAGTCCAGCTTAGGGGCTGTGCTCTTGGGCCCGGGGGGGGGCTCGCGCCGGTTGAGGGAGGCGGAGGTTGCGCGGTGGATCCTGCGACTGCGCGCAGGATGACGGTGGGTGGGCAGGATGACGGTGGGTGCGCGCAGGATGACGGTGGGGGCGCGCAGGATGACGGTGGGTGCGCGCAGGATGACAGTGGGTGCGCGCAGGATGACAGTGAGTGCGCGCAGGATGACGGTGGGGGCGCGCAGGATGACGGTGGGTGCGCGCAGGATGACGGTCGGGGCGCGCAGGGCGACGAGCGGCGCCGGTTGAGGGAGCGCAGCGAGTCGAAACCCGACCGCGGCGCCTACCCCTCCTTGAGGATGCGGTAGCCGCGCTTCGGGTCATAGCCGTGGATCTCGCGGGTGTCGAGCCGCGCCATGAAGTCGAGCACGCCGGCGGTGACGACCTGGCCGGGCACGAGCACCGGGAAGCCGGGCGGGTACGGCGTGACGAAGCCCGCGGAGACGGGCTCCTCCCCCCGCGCCACCCGCTCGCGAAGCGCATCGAGCCCCACGTGTTCTACCGCTCCCCGCTTCTGGCCCAGGAAGAACGCCGGCCGGATATCTCCGTCGGGGAGTCCGGCGTCGGACGCGTACTCCGGGGCGAAGTAGCTGAAGTCGGGCAGCGGCGGCATGTCCTGCTCCGGGGTGCGCGGCAGGT
This window encodes:
- a CDS encoding flavin monoamine oxidase family protein; this translates as MQSVDVVVIGAGFAGLIASRELGRAGLEVLTLEARDRIGGRTWTDHRLGRDLEMGANWVHWVQPHVWAEMTRYSRGIVRSPRAEEASWHGADGTPRTGTLEEFMALIDEGQQLVVDDVREAMPRGVDPTNGAIRDLDRLSLQDRFDALDLDPEARAANESVWVGHVNAPLDQVGLSSALRWVAATGGHWQLMHEASATYRVVDGMRGFTDALAGDIPGEIRLNTTVISVTQNGAGSDAHAVVETADGARIRARRVISTLPVNAIAGIRFEPALPEVWRRQSTETVASQGTKVWLRAKGHLPRFFAYASQHHPLSVLKAEFYETDEQGDYTVLVAFGPDHTRIDLDDLAGVQAAVDAFRPGIEVTEVTAHDWMTDPLSRTTWMTHRPGQLTRDLAELQQPDGAVHFATTDNADLWGGFIDGAIESGLREARRVAEALLPH
- a CDS encoding purine-nucleoside phosphorylase codes for the protein MTEPLDPTARAAEAAAAIARLTGVDRHDIGLTLGSGWGRAADVIGETVAVIPAEEVPGFHVSGVPGHSGTLRSIRLASGRHALVIGARTHFYEGRGVRAVVHGVRTAAAAGAGIMLLTNGAGGIDPAFRAGEPVLISDHLNLTAASPVEGANFVDLTDLYADRLRALAREAEPSLQQGVYVQLPGPHYETPAEIHYLRTIGGQIVGMSTALEAIAARQAGMEVLGLSLITNPAAGMGEDPLSHEEVLAEGKAAEPRLAELLSRVVARL